TGGGTCGAGGTCGACCACCAGAACCCGGCCACCGTGCAGGGCCAGTGATGCGGCGAGGTTGACGGTTGTCGTCGTCTTGCCCACACCGCCCTTCTGGTTGGCGACCACCATGATTCGGGTCTGCTCGGGCCGTGGCAGGCCCTCGCCGGCGCGGCCTAGAGCCTCCACCGCCAATTGGGCAGCACGACCGATGGGAGTGTCGTCCATCGGAGGCGGTGTTTCACGTGAAACATCCGCCCCCATCGACTCGGTACGGGGACCGGGGACCGGATCGGTCATCGGTCCCGCGATGTTGGCGTCGGACCGCAAGGATTCACTCTCCTCGACTTCAGGCTCGCAATGAACAGAGCCTCCCATGTCTTCGGGGTCGTGAACCAGTGAGGCCTTCCGTTCTGTGGAGAAATCCACCTCTGTGGACAACTCAGTTCCCTCATCGAGTGACCCGAGAGGCTTACGGTCGCGGGGTTCGGCCGCAGCGCGGCCACGACTGATGATGCCGTGCAGCAGTGAGCGACGTTTCACGTGAAACACGATGCACAGCAGTCGAGGCCGGATTGTCGCGACACTCCGGCATGCATAGGTTTGGCAGCTTGTGTGGAGTACGTCTCGTCGTCAGGACGGATCAGCGTCGTCGGGCCGGATCAGTGTCCCCAGGATGGATCAGCGTCGTCGGCGGGCACGTCCCGTGCGAGCCGCCTTGGCACGCTTCGCGGCGAAGCGCACACCTCCGGGGCTCTCCCCGACCTCGACCCGTACGACCGTGGACATCGGGTCCACCACGCCCTCACCGACATGCAGGATGGACGTCTCCACTGCACCCAGCTTGCTCAGGGCCGCCGACGCGCTCTTCAGCTCCTCCTCGGCGGCGTCGCCCTTGAGCGCGAGCATCTCCCCGTACGGCCGAAGCAGCGGGATACCCCACGTGGCGAGGCGGTCGAGGGGAGCGACGGCTCGGGCCGTCACGACGTGGACGGGCTGGATCTTCCCCATGACCTCCTCGGCCCGGCCGCGCACGACGGTCACATGATCGAGGCCGAGCAGTTCCACGACCTCGGTGAGGAAGTTGGTACGCCGCAGCAGAGGCTCCAACAGCGTGATCTTCAGGTCCTCCCGGACCAGCGCCAGCGGAATGCCGGGGAGGCCGGCGCCCGAGCCGACATCGCACACCGTCACGCCCTCGGGCACGACCTCCGAGAGCACCGCGCAGTTCAGCAGGTGCCGCTCCCACAGGCGGGGCACTTCACGCGGGCCGATGAGACCGCGCTGCACGCCCGTCTCAGCGAGCAGCTCGGCATACCGCACCGCATCCGCGAAGCGATCACCGAACACCTCGCGCGCCTGCTCGGGCGCGGGGGGAAGCTCCGCTGCCTCCGTCACGGGGGACCGTCCTTCCGTACCGCGTCAGCGCACCGAGCGCCGACACCAGAACCACCAGAACTATCAGGCTGACAAAGTTCGGCCCCGCCTGCGCAACAGACGGGGCCGGGAACGTAGAAACCGATCAGGCAGGAAGCACGACGACGAAGCGCTGCGGCTCCTCGCCCTCGGATTCGCTGCGCAGGCCCGCGGCCTTGACCGCGTCGTGCACGACCTTGCGCTCGAACGGCGTCATCGGGTCCAGCCTCACGGCCTCGCCGCTGCTCTTGGCCTCGGCGGCGGCCTTGGCGCCCAGCTCGGACAGCTCGGAGCGCTTCCGGGCGCGGTATCCCGCGATGTCGAGCATCAGACGGCTGCGGTCACCGGTCTCCCGGTGCACGGCCAGACGGGTGAGCTCCTGGAGTGCCTCCAGCACCTCACCGTCACGGCCGACCAGCTTCTGCAGGTCGCGGCTGCCTGTGTCGCTGATGATCGAGACAGAGGCACGGTCGGCCTCGACGTCCATGTCGATGTCGCCGTCGAGGTCGGCGATGTCGAGCAGACCCTCCAGGTAGTCCGCCGCGATCTCGCCCTCCTGCTCCAGGCGGGTCAGGGTGTCTGCACCCTCGGCAGCGGCGGAGGTGGTGCCTTCCGTCACGGGATGAACTCCTTCTTACTTCTTGGACGGGGACTTGGGCCGCTGCGGACCCTTGCGCTGTCCGGACTGGGCCTTGCTGCGGGCACCGCTGCCGGACTTCGCGCCGCCCTTCTTGGCAGCGGCGGCGGGCTTGGCGTCCTCGGGCTCGTCGGACTTGGTGAGCGACGTCTTCGGCTCGGAGTCACCGGCCGCCTTCGCTGCGCCGGACTGCCGCTGAGCCTTGGTCTGCCGCTTGGGCTGCTGGCGCTTCGCCGTGCCGGTGGTCGGCGTACCGTCCTCGGCTTCGACGGCGGCTACGATGTCGCTCTTGATCACGGTGCCGTCAGCCTGGGCGGCGAGGCCGGCCTTGCTCAGGCCGTTGATGAACTTGCGCTCGAACTCGTTGCGGTCGCGTCCCTTGGCGACGATCGCCTTGACGATGACCTTGTCACGGCGCCGGCTGACCTTGCTGTGCTGCGTGACGTGCTTGTGCAGGCGCTCCAGGTACGCGGCCTGGGCCTTGGAACCCGGGGTCGGGTTGTTGTGGATGACGTACATCTGCTGGCCCATGGTCCACACGTTGGTGGTCAGCCAGTAGACGAGGACACCGACGGGGAAGTTGATACCGAAGACGGCGAACATGATCGGGAAGACGTACATCAGCATCTTCTGCTGCTGCATGAACGGCGTCTTCACCGTGGTGTCGATGTTCTTCGTCATCAGCTGGCGCTGCGTGAAGAACTGCGACGCCGACATCAGGACGATCATGACGGCGGTGACCACGCGGACGTCGGTGAGGGAGGCACCGAGTGCTTCCACCTTCGACGAGCTGTCGGTGAACTTCACCGCGAGCGGCGCACCGACGATGTGCGCCTTCTGCGCGCTCTCCAGAAGGCTGGTGTTGATCACGCCGATGGTGTCGTTCGACGCGATGCTGTTCAGCACGTGGTACAGGGCGAAGAAGAACGGGGACTGCGCCAGGATGGGAAGGCACGAGGACAGCGGGTTGGTACCCGTGTCCTTGTACAGCTTCATCATCTCTTCGGACTGACGCTGCTTGTCGTTCTTGTAGCGCTCCTGGATCTTCTTCATCTCGGGCTGGAGCGTCTGCATGGCCCGGGTCGCCTTGATCTGCTTCACGAAGAGCGGGATCAGGCAGATACGGATCAGGATCACCAGGGACACGATCGACAGGCCCC
The genomic region above belongs to Streptomyces coeruleorubidus and contains:
- the rsmG gene encoding 16S rRNA (guanine(527)-N(7))-methyltransferase RsmG, coding for MTEAAELPPAPEQAREVFGDRFADAVRYAELLAETGVQRGLIGPREVPRLWERHLLNCAVLSEVVPEGVTVCDVGSGAGLPGIPLALVREDLKITLLEPLLRRTNFLTEVVELLGLDHVTVVRGRAEEVMGKIQPVHVVTARAVAPLDRLATWGIPLLRPYGEMLALKGDAAEEELKSASAALSKLGAVETSILHVGEGVVDPMSTVVRVEVGESPGGVRFAAKRAKAARTGRARRRR
- a CDS encoding protein jag — its product is MTEGTTSAAAEGADTLTRLEQEGEIAADYLEGLLDIADLDGDIDMDVEADRASVSIISDTGSRDLQKLVGRDGEVLEALQELTRLAVHRETGDRSRLMLDIAGYRARKRSELSELGAKAAAEAKSSGEAVRLDPMTPFERKVVHDAVKAAGLRSESEGEEPQRFVVVLPA
- the yidC gene encoding membrane protein insertase YidC — encoded protein: MDTIASLFSFITTPVSWVIVQFHSVYGALFGPDTGWAWGLSIVSLVILIRICLIPLFVKQIKATRAMQTLQPEMKKIQERYKNDKQRQSEEMMKLYKDTGTNPLSSCLPILAQSPFFFALYHVLNSIASNDTIGVINTSLLESAQKAHIVGAPLAVKFTDSSSKVEALGASLTDVRVVTAVMIVLMSASQFFTQRQLMTKNIDTTVKTPFMQQQKMLMYVFPIMFAVFGINFPVGVLVYWLTTNVWTMGQQMYVIHNNPTPGSKAQAAYLERLHKHVTQHSKVSRRRDKVIVKAIVAKGRDRNEFERKFINGLSKAGLAAQADGTVIKSDIVAAVEAEDGTPTTGTAKRQQPKRQTKAQRQSGAAKAAGDSEPKTSLTKSDEPEDAKPAAAAKKGGAKSGSGARSKAQSGQRKGPQRPKSPSKK